The Methanothermobacter tenebrarum genome has a window encoding:
- a CDS encoding DUF4013 domain-containing protein, with protein sequence MDIGEIISDAIKYPASDWKKLIILGVFYLLGFLIIPTFFAIGYVFRALKATIAGFDELPEFDEWGGMFVDGLKVFVVGLVYMIIPLIIIGVGVFTSLEKLLSSPGAFTPYGNVIVTDLTLLQAGLGIIIIGIIVAIIFGLLLTIAIAHMAYNDSEFGAAFRFREILDVISEIGWGKYILWYLAVIIVSCVILFIGSLILGSIPVLGQILVQLLVTPYVTLFLYRAIGLRYAYE encoded by the coding sequence GTGGATATTGGCGAAATTATAAGTGATGCCATCAAGTACCCGGCATCTGATTGGAAGAAACTCATAATATTAGGAGTGTTCTACCTACTAGGTTTCCTAATAATACCCACATTCTTTGCTATTGGGTATGTTTTCCGGGCTCTTAAGGCTACAATAGCCGGGTTTGATGAGCTTCCAGAATTTGATGAATGGGGTGGAATGTTCGTTGATGGGCTTAAAGTGTTCGTTGTCGGTCTAGTCTATATGATAATACCACTGATAATTATAGGTGTTGGTGTTTTCACAAGCTTAGAAAAGTTATTATCAAGTCCTGGTGCTTTCACACCCTATGGAAATGTTATAGTCACGGATTTAACACTATTGCAGGCTGGTTTAGGCATTATTATAATAGGGATTATCGTAGCAATCATATTTGGACTATTATTGACCATAGCAATAGCCCACATGGCATATAATGACAGTGAATTTGGAGCAGCATTCCGATTCAGAGAAATATTAGATGTCATATCAGAGATCGGATGGGGAAAATATATCCTATGGTACCTTGCAGTTATAATCGTATCCTGTGTGATACTCTTCATTGGATCTTTAATACTTGGCAGTATTCCAGTTCTCGGCCAAATATTAGTACAGTTATTGGTGACACCTTATGTCACTCTCTTTCTGTACAGGGCCATTGGACTCAGGTACGCCTATGAATGA
- a CDS encoding DUF4013 domain-containing protein has protein sequence MNIQEIIGDAIKYPASNWRKLITLGILFLLVNSLPLLGGLLPAPLPVLIGVSLILMLIPLFFVIGYAFRVLRTTIAGFDELPEFDKIWGMFIDGLKVSSVAIVYMIIPWLIMNIGPFIAHSNPTASSITRLLGIIIAIIFGLLLTIAIAHMAANDRFKAAFRFREILDVISEIGWGKYILWYIIVAIIVWIISFILNFIITLGYIGLNIATGPLLAYIIANLLYAIFIRSYLSLFYLRALGLLYPK, from the coding sequence GTGAATATCCAAGAGATTATAGGTGACGCCATTAAGTACCCAGCGTCGAATTGGAGGAAATTAATCACATTAGGTATATTATTTCTACTCGTAAACTCACTTCCCCTATTAGGGGGACTTTTACCAGCACCCCTACCAGTCCTAATTGGAGTTTCCCTGATTCTAATGTTAATCCCATTATTTTTCGTTATTGGATACGCTTTCAGAGTTCTTAGAACTACAATAGCCGGGTTTGATGAGCTTCCAGAATTTGATAAGATATGGGGGATGTTCATTGATGGGCTTAAAGTTTCGAGTGTAGCCATAGTCTATATGATAATACCATGGCTAATCATGAATATCGGCCCCTTCATAGCCCATTCAAACCCAACCGCCAGTAGTATCACAAGATTATTGGGGATTATCATAGCCATAATATTTGGACTATTATTGACCATCGCAATAGCCCACATGGCGGCTAACGACCGATTTAAAGCAGCATTCCGATTCAGAGAAATATTAGATGTCATATCAGAGATCGGATGGGGAAAATATATCCTCTGGTATATTATAGTTGCAATTATAGTATGGATAATCAGCTTCATATTAAATTTCATCATAACGTTAGGTTACATTGGCCTTAACATAGCTACTGGGCCACTACTCGCTTACATAATCGCAAATCTACTCTACGCGATCTTCATAAGATCTTATCTTTCCCTATTCTACCTTAGGGCGCTTGGACTACTATACCCCAAATAA
- a CDS encoding Lrp/AsnC family transcriptional regulator gives MEDIVKIDDIDKKILHLLNEDGRMSYREISRKLGVSVGTVHNRVEKLMKNGVIKKFVPVIDHSKLGYKLTAIIGVRIKGGVLKNWEEKTAYHKNVLAIYDVTGEFDAILIGKFRDTSELDKFIKGLLKENDVQRTYTQTVLNIVKEDMTSSQML, from the coding sequence ATGGAGGATATTGTTAAAATAGATGATATAGACAAGAAAATACTCCATCTCCTTAACGAGGATGGGCGGATGTCCTATAGGGAGATTTCCAGGAAACTTGGAGTATCAGTAGGCACCGTCCACAATAGGGTTGAGAAGCTCATGAAAAATGGTGTTATAAAAAAATTCGTCCCTGTGATAGACCATTCAAAACTTGGCTACAAACTAACGGCTATTATAGGTGTTAGAATAAAAGGTGGGGTTCTGAAAAACTGGGAGGAGAAAACAGCATATCATAAGAATGTTTTAGCAATCTATGATGTTACAGGAGAATTCGACGCCATACTAATAGGGAAATTCAGGGACACCAGCGAACTTGACAAGTTTATAAAAGGCCTACTCAAGGAAAATGACGTTCAAAGAACATACACCCAGACTGTTTTAAATATTGTTAAGGAGGATATGACATCCTCACAGATGCTATAG
- a CDS encoding histone deacetylase: MTIVYSSSYDLHNMEFHVENKKRTDAIMETLRILDLKIVEPKSASPDDILRVHSQSHLDYVKGFAERGGGYLDYDTYMTSESYNVALLAAGGAIMASKVVLEDGGWAYSVARPPGHHATRDRAMGFCIFNNMAIAIENLRKRGSDHFLIVDFDVHYGNGTADIFYDDPNVMYISIHQDPKTLYPGTGFIDEMGAGEGMGYTMNIPMPPGSNSQDYIWILSRILEPVKDEFKPSMVFLEAGFDAHKDDPLANIKVDEEFYTWIGSYFKNERVVAVLEGGYNLEALANSNLKFVKSLMGLESPIEDEVKASNPVKDVFARIKDKFSEYFRI, from the coding sequence ATGACAATCGTCTATTCTTCATCCTATGATCTCCATAATATGGAGTTCCATGTGGAAAATAAGAAAAGAACAGATGCAATCATGGAAACACTCCGCATTCTAGATCTTAAAATAGTGGAACCCAAGAGTGCGAGTCCAGATGATATCCTGAGGGTCCATAGCCAATCCCATCTCGATTATGTGAAAGGATTCGCAGAAAGGGGTGGGGGTTATCTCGATTATGACACTTATATGACAAGTGAAAGTTACAATGTGGCGCTTTTGGCCGCTGGGGGTGCTATAATGGCATCGAAGGTGGTCTTGGAGGATGGTGGGTGGGCTTATTCTGTTGCAAGGCCGCCTGGGCATCATGCCACTAGGGACAGGGCTATGGGCTTTTGCATATTTAACAATATGGCTATAGCTATCGAAAATCTCAGAAAAAGGGGATCGGATCATTTCCTTATAGTAGATTTTGATGTGCATTATGGTAACGGGACAGCTGACATATTCTATGATGACCCTAATGTAATGTATATTTCAATACACCAGGATCCCAAGACATTATACCCTGGCACAGGATTCATAGATGAAATGGGTGCTGGTGAGGGCATGGGTTATACTATGAATATTCCCATGCCACCAGGTTCAAATAGCCAAGATTACATATGGATACTATCAAGGATACTGGAGCCTGTGAAGGACGAATTCAAGCCAAGTATGGTCTTCCTAGAAGCTGGTTTCGACGCCCACAAAGATGACCCCCTAGCTAATATTAAGGTTGATGAAGAATTTTATACATGGATAGGATCATACTTTAAAAATGAAAGGGTGGTTGCAGTCCTTGAAGGAGGATACAACCTAGAAGCCCTTGCAAATTCAAATTTAAAATTTGTTAAATCACTAATGGGCCTTGAGAGTCCAATAGAAGATGAAGTAAAAGCTTCCAATCCTGTGAAGGATGTATTCGCGAGGATAAAGGATAAATTTTCAGAATACTTCAGAATATAG
- a CDS encoding DUF2100 domain-containing protein: MERMRIKQAEELIKKACVKQKKTMIKEPEEGIINVKLFENAIKELIRAEEYIYKSLPYHRLSKKDASGFCQHILKAREKIDKILSDFKVLEMEDLEDKIRELSLNTLIITTKSDVKKALIKRGIEAPQIIVTGAPLSIEDMKKINPKIPEKTLENIKKKIEHTKDNIERKIKKMNIKRVIVLAEPNPTSKLIGERAKKLYNAKIILDKNPKEITYNKLIKILSK; this comes from the coding sequence ATGGAAAGGATGCGGATAAAACAAGCAGAAGAACTCATAAAAAAAGCATGCGTTAAACAAAAAAAGACAATGATAAAAGAACCAGAAGAGGGTATAATCAACGTCAAACTCTTTGAAAACGCCATAAAGGAGCTGATAAGGGCTGAAGAATACATTTATAAAAGCTTACCTTATCATAGGCTCTCAAAGAAGGATGCATCTGGATTCTGCCAACACATCCTCAAAGCCCGGGAGAAAATCGATAAAATACTCTCAGACTTTAAAGTATTAGAAATGGAAGACCTAGAAGATAAAATAAGAGAATTATCCCTAAACACTCTTATAATAACCACAAAAAGTGACGTGAAAAAAGCATTGATTAAAAGGGGGATTGAAGCCCCCCAGATTATTGTCACCGGCGCCCCGCTCTCAATCGAAGACATGAAAAAGATAAACCCCAAAATCCCAGAAAAAACCCTAGAGAATATAAAAAAGAAAATAGAACACACAAAGGATAACATAGAGCGTAAAATCAAAAAAATGAATATAAAAAGGGTCATAGTATTGGCAGAACCCAATCCAACATCAAAACTCATCGGAGAAAGAGCCAAAAAACTCTACAATGCAAAAATCATCCTAGATAAAAACCCAAAGGAGATAACATATAATAAACTCATCAAAATACTCTCAAAATGA
- the mptA gene encoding GTP cyclohydrolase MptA — protein sequence MICFPDTQEKIPSIPVHLTRVGVTGVKKLLKIERENKRPIILLPTFDAFVDLPSKQRGIHMSRNPEAITEVLEEVVEGNILELESLCAEIVNLLLKKHKYARRAEVSMESDFMFRKMSPITHKRSQEMTKIMADAVGYRDRDEVVIRKMIGAEVVGMTVCPCAQETIKEAARQELIKFLDEKTTEKVLETVPIASHNQRGKGMIMIEVPEGHTIRGEDLIKIIEESMSSPVYELLKRPDENAVVIEAHKNPMFVEDCVRNMIHRIVQEFPNLPDDTLVTVRQTNEESIHRHNAFAEKVATMGELKYEIEELNNQIGGQLDKTA from the coding sequence ATGATCTGCTTCCCAGATACACAAGAAAAAATACCCTCAATCCCCGTACATCTTACAAGAGTCGGGGTCACAGGGGTTAAGAAACTTCTCAAAATCGAAAGAGAAAACAAAAGACCAATAATACTCCTACCAACCTTTGACGCCTTCGTAGACTTGCCAAGCAAACAAAGAGGAATTCACATGTCAAGGAATCCAGAGGCCATCACTGAAGTATTAGAAGAAGTGGTTGAAGGGAACATACTCGAACTAGAATCACTATGCGCAGAAATAGTTAATTTACTACTTAAAAAGCACAAATATGCTCGGAGAGCCGAAGTTAGCATGGAAAGCGACTTCATGTTCAGAAAAATGTCTCCAATCACTCATAAGAGAAGCCAGGAAATGACAAAGATAATGGCTGATGCAGTTGGATACAGAGACCGAGACGAAGTAGTAATAAGGAAGATGATAGGCGCTGAAGTAGTGGGCATGACAGTCTGCCCTTGTGCACAAGAAACAATAAAAGAAGCAGCGAGACAAGAACTAATAAAATTCCTCGACGAAAAAACGACAGAAAAAGTCCTTGAAACGGTTCCCATAGCTTCGCACAACCAGAGAGGAAAAGGCATGATCATGATAGAAGTCCCAGAGGGTCACACAATCCGAGGCGAAGACTTAATAAAGATAATAGAAGAATCAATGAGTTCTCCAGTCTATGAACTGCTCAAAAGACCGGATGAAAACGCCGTGGTAATAGAAGCCCACAAGAATCCAATGTTCGTAGAAGACTGCGTCAGGAACATGATACATCGCATAGTTCAAGAATTCCCAAACCTACCAGATGATACGCTCGTAACAGTAAGACAAACCAACGAGGAAAGTATACACCGCCATAATGCCTTCGCGGAAAAAGTTGCCACCATGGGAGAATTAAAATACGAAATAGAAGAATTAAACAACCAAATAGGTGGTCAACTTGATAAAACTGCATAG
- a CDS encoding DUF2120 domain-containing protein: MVNLIKLHRLAGEIMTYLDAYEGSRPALDAAQILIVRGHSKKRIKADNMKNILDNLMEHLQAKEIDLLSDAGTDLISIMDENIRKNVEVGADPDIAGVQRLKESLENMNFTVEYRLGIAEKTGFFIVLYKDKSDMGPCFVEIVVSDLGE; encoded by the coding sequence GTGGTCAACTTGATAAAACTGCATAGATTAGCAGGCGAAATAATGACATACCTAGACGCCTATGAAGGTTCCAGACCAGCCTTAGACGCCGCCCAGATACTAATAGTAAGAGGACATTCCAAAAAGAGGATAAAAGCAGATAACATGAAAAATATCCTTGACAACCTCATGGAACACCTCCAAGCAAAAGAAATAGACCTACTATCAGATGCTGGAACAGACCTCATAAGTATAATGGATGAAAACATAAGAAAAAACGTTGAAGTCGGAGCAGACCCAGACATAGCAGGAGTACAGCGCCTAAAAGAATCCCTTGAAAACATGAACTTCACAGTAGAATACCGCCTAGGAATTGCCGAGAAAACAGGATTCTTCATAGTATTATACAAGGACAAAAGTGACATGGGCCCCTGTTTTGTTGAAATCGTCGTCTCAGACCTTGGTGAATAA
- the cofG gene encoding 7,8-didemethyl-8-hydroxy-5-deazariboflavin synthase subunit CofG: protein MRPSKDDLKKYLEYEGIQILDLMRKALKQQKEKTITYSRNIFIPVTRLCRNRCGYCTFRRDRTRQPILTPEDIMRRLKKAESYGCKEALFTFGEAADKLEPVKDQLEKLGYDTMVDYIYHLCHETLKNTLLLPHTNMGILKFKDLKMLKEVNASMGLMLETSSPRLMKTIAHKESPGKDPKLRIKTIEDAGKLRIPFTTGLLIGIGETIEERAESLLELRRIQDKYGHIQEIIIQNFRSKPGIPMEDHPEPTLLEMIKTVATTKILFPDVSIQVPPNLNKETSELFLLAGADDWGGISPLSKDYVNPEAPWPEIGELERITRNAGFKLKERLPVYPKFISEYYLSERVLERVKVHLDML, encoded by the coding sequence ATGAGACCCTCAAAGGACGACCTCAAAAAATACCTAGAATATGAAGGCATCCAAATACTGGATTTAATGAGAAAAGCTCTAAAGCAACAAAAGGAAAAAACCATAACATATTCCCGGAACATTTTCATACCAGTGACAAGACTTTGCAGAAACAGATGCGGCTACTGCACATTCCGAAGAGACAGAACAAGACAGCCCATATTAACACCTGAGGATATAATGAGACGATTAAAAAAGGCAGAATCATATGGTTGCAAAGAGGCCCTATTCACATTTGGAGAAGCCGCAGACAAACTAGAACCTGTGAAGGATCAGTTGGAAAAACTAGGCTATGATACCATGGTAGATTATATCTACCATCTCTGCCACGAAACCCTCAAAAATACACTACTTTTACCCCATACCAACATGGGAATATTAAAATTTAAAGACCTTAAAATGCTAAAAGAAGTTAACGCATCCATGGGCCTTATGCTGGAAACATCAAGTCCGCGACTCATGAAAACAATAGCCCATAAAGAGAGCCCAGGGAAAGATCCCAAGCTTAGGATCAAGACCATCGAAGACGCTGGCAAACTCAGAATACCATTCACAACCGGGCTCCTAATAGGCATAGGTGAGACAATAGAAGAAAGAGCGGAATCCCTTTTAGAGTTAAGGAGGATACAGGACAAATATGGGCACATCCAAGAGATCATAATCCAAAATTTCAGGTCAAAACCTGGAATCCCCATGGAAGACCATCCAGAGCCCACACTACTTGAAATGATAAAGACGGTAGCCACTACGAAGATACTTTTCCCTGATGTGAGCATACAAGTACCCCCAAACCTTAACAAGGAAACCAGTGAACTGTTCCTTCTTGCAGGTGCAGATGACTGGGGTGGCATATCACCCTTAAGTAAAGATTATGTTAACCCGGAGGCTCCATGGCCTGAGATAGGAGAACTTGAGAGGATAACAAGGAATGCCGGGTTTAAATTAAAAGAGAGACTTCCAGTGTATCCAAAGTTCATATCGGAATATTATCTTAGTGAAAGAGTACTTGAAAGGGTGAAAGTTCACCTAGACATGCTATAA
- a CDS encoding DUF429 domain-containing protein: MIVGVDLAAKEKNRTGIAIISNKEVEAFEVSSDDEILDVIVDADLLVFDAPLSLPAGRCCLERECECSKFGHFRKSDLKIRKYGKVLPLTFPHIKMLTYRGIRLKNILESLNPNSLIIETHPSTARKLINLSRISSIFKIEWDELSPHESDAIIAAVTGYFYLKGECIILGDASEGTIVLPKPL; this comes from the coding sequence TTGATTGTTGGTGTTGATCTCGCGGCAAAGGAAAAAAATAGGACAGGTATCGCCATAATATCCAATAAAGAGGTTGAAGCCTTTGAAGTATCATCTGATGATGAGATATTAGACGTGATCGTGGACGCTGACCTTCTTGTGTTCGATGCTCCTCTTTCACTCCCCGCGGGCAGATGTTGCCTTGAAAGGGAATGCGAATGCAGCAAGTTTGGACATTTCAGAAAATCCGATTTGAAGATCAGAAAATATGGAAAAGTACTCCCCTTAACATTCCCCCATATCAAAATGTTAACCTACAGGGGGATCCGGTTAAAGAACATTCTAGAATCATTGAACCCTAATTCACTTATAATAGAAACTCATCCAAGCACAGCACGAAAATTAATAAACTTATCCAGGATATCTTCCATTTTCAAGATAGAATGGGATGAGCTAAGCCCCCACGAATCCGATGCTATCATAGCCGCTGTCACGGGCTATTTTTACCTTAAAGGGGAATGTATAATCCTAGGAGACGCGTCTGAGGGCACTATTGTACTCCCAAAACCTTTATAG
- a CDS encoding class I SAM-dependent methyltransferase family protein yields the protein MKWKQIGDIIILNRNVENPEKFLKMKGVKTVIKIGRIRGRMRKPEVKILAGTETETIHKENKCLFKLDVANIMWSKGNTYERIRIPRLIQDGETIVDMFAGIGYFSIPIAVHANPKKVYAIEINPKAHYYLKENIKLNKVQDKVKPLLGDSRIIAPTLSADRVLMGYVVNTHHYLDAALKCLKKGGILHYHETAPDKIKFKRPIKRIKKAAKPREVRILNKRIIKKYSPGVWHVVIDAKID from the coding sequence ATGAAATGGAAACAGATAGGTGACATAATAATACTAAACAGGAACGTGGAAAACCCGGAAAAATTCCTCAAAATGAAAGGCGTGAAGACCGTGATCAAAATCGGGAGAATCCGGGGTAGAATGAGGAAACCAGAGGTTAAAATCCTCGCAGGGACAGAGACCGAGACAATACACAAAGAAAACAAGTGCTTGTTTAAATTAGATGTTGCCAATATCATGTGGTCAAAGGGCAACACCTATGAGAGGATAAGAATACCAAGACTCATACAAGATGGTGAGACCATAGTCGACATGTTCGCCGGGATAGGATACTTCTCAATACCAATAGCAGTCCACGCAAACCCGAAAAAAGTCTATGCAATTGAAATAAATCCGAAAGCACACTACTACCTTAAAGAAAACATAAAATTAAACAAAGTCCAAGACAAGGTAAAACCCCTACTAGGAGATTCAAGGATCATAGCACCTACACTCTCCGCTGATAGGGTCCTAATGGGATATGTTGTGAATACACACCATTACCTTGACGCTGCACTTAAATGCTTAAAAAAAGGTGGAATATTACACTACCATGAAACCGCACCTGACAAGATAAAATTCAAAAGACCAATAAAAAGGATAAAAAAGGCCGCAAAGCCTCGCGAAGTTAGAATATTAAATAAAAGGATTATAAAAAAATATTCCCCAGGCGTCTGGCATGTTGTAATAGATGCCAAAATAGACTAA
- a CDS encoding formate--phosphoribosylaminoimidazolecarboxamide ligase, with amino-acid sequence MGKIDRDEILEILEGYDKEDLTIATLGSHTSLHILHGAKMEGFKTTVVCEKGREVPYQRFRVADEFIIVDEFKEIADDDVQEKLREMNSIIIPHGSFVAYAGLDRIENDFYVPMYGNRNILRWESERELERRLMKKAGIRIPYRYDDPEKIDRPVMVKFPGARGGRGYFVAATPEEFHEKIDLMIEREWITEDEISDAHIEEYVAGTNFCIQYFYSPLKDEVEILGMDSRYESNIDGLVRIPAKDQLDINLQPSYVITGNHQVAMRESLLPQAFEIGDRMADAAKELVPPGLNGPFCLQTMCTDNLELVTFEMSARSDGGTNTFMDGSTYSYLLYGEGMSMGRRAALEIKNAKNKGLLEEIIT; translated from the coding sequence ATGGGTAAAATAGACAGAGATGAAATATTAGAGATACTTGAGGGATACGATAAGGAAGATTTGACCATAGCAACTCTTGGCAGCCACACATCCCTCCACATACTCCACGGTGCCAAGATGGAAGGCTTCAAAACCACTGTAGTATGTGAAAAGGGGCGTGAAGTCCCATATCAACGTTTTAGGGTGGCTGATGAATTCATAATAGTTGACGAGTTCAAGGAGATTGCTGATGATGATGTCCAGGAAAAACTAAGGGAGATGAATAGTATAATCATCCCCCACGGATCATTTGTAGCCTACGCCGGACTTGACAGGATCGAAAACGACTTTTACGTGCCAATGTATGGAAACAGGAACATTCTAAGATGGGAATCTGAAAGAGAACTTGAAAGGCGCCTTATGAAAAAAGCTGGTATAAGGATACCCTACAGATATGATGACCCCGAGAAGATAGACCGTCCAGTTATGGTGAAATTCCCAGGGGCCAGGGGCGGTAGAGGATACTTCGTAGCCGCCACCCCCGAAGAATTCCATGAAAAGATTGACCTAATGATAGAACGTGAATGGATAACCGAGGATGAAATATCAGATGCCCACATAGAAGAATATGTTGCAGGTACAAACTTCTGCATACAATACTTTTATTCACCCTTGAAAGATGAGGTTGAAATCCTTGGAATGGACAGCCGCTATGAATCAAATATTGACGGCCTAGTAAGAATACCTGCTAAGGATCAATTAGATATAAACTTACAACCTTCATATGTCATCACAGGCAACCATCAAGTAGCTATGAGAGAATCTCTCCTCCCGCAAGCCTTTGAGATAGGTGATAGGATGGCGGATGCTGCCAAGGAACTTGTACCCCCAGGATTGAATGGGCCCTTCTGTCTACAGACAATGTGCACAGACAATCTAGAGCTTGTAACATTTGAGATGAGCGCACGCTCAGATGGTGGTACAAACACGTTCATGGACGGATCAACCTACAGTTACCTCCTCTATGGTGAAGGTATGAGCATGGGGAGAAGAGCTGCCCTTGAAATAAAAAACGCGAAAAATAAGGGCCTCCTAGAAGAGATAATAACCTAG
- the psmB gene encoding archaeal proteasome endopeptidase complex subunit beta, with translation MEDERRLKGTTTVGITCKDGVVFATERRATMGNLIAHKVADKIFKVDEHIAATVAGSVADAQTLMKYLKAEAALYKMRNSERISIEAVAALASNILHSNRFYPLIVQALLGGVDDTGAKIYSLDPTGGMILDKFISTGSGSPIAYGVLEDRYTEDLYVEEAIDIAIKALKSAIERDTFSGNGIRVAVVTEEGFKMLSEEEVEKRIKELN, from the coding sequence ATGGAAGACGAAAGAAGATTAAAAGGCACTACAACTGTGGGTATAACCTGCAAAGATGGGGTTGTTTTTGCAACAGAAAGAAGAGCTACAATGGGGAACCTGATAGCGCACAAAGTCGCTGATAAGATATTCAAAGTCGATGAACACATAGCAGCAACAGTCGCAGGATCCGTGGCCGATGCTCAGACTCTAATGAAATATTTAAAAGCTGAAGCAGCATTATATAAGATGAGAAACTCCGAGAGGATAAGTATAGAGGCGGTCGCGGCCCTAGCGTCAAACATACTCCACTCAAACCGCTTCTATCCACTCATAGTACAAGCACTACTAGGAGGAGTGGATGACACAGGAGCAAAAATATACTCCTTAGACCCTACAGGGGGGATGATACTAGACAAATTCATATCAACAGGCTCAGGTTCACCTATAGCCTATGGTGTGCTCGAAGACAGATACACCGAAGACTTATATGTAGAAGAAGCAATCGACATTGCAATAAAAGCCCTAAAATCTGCAATAGAAAGGGACACATTCTCAGGGAATGGTATAAGAGTAGCTGTAGTCACAGAAGAAGGTTTCAAAATGTTAAGTGAAGAAGAAGTTGAAAAAAGAATTAAAGAACTTAACTAA